In Papaver somniferum cultivar HN1 chromosome 1, ASM357369v1, whole genome shotgun sequence, a genomic segment contains:
- the LOC113357564 gene encoding protein MIZU-KUSSEI 1-like — protein MATRTGGGVVHIVDGVTSVDCHNRVRSWSLLRSVMWFIIPSCTRNNSDDQQLQRQRGADYYYNNRYLHYLQPRRSRSVSPPICTNTTISTSRINNISTGTIFGYRHGKVNLCFQSNPNSNIPTLLLELAIPTAVLAKEMRGGLLRIALECNTESRHSSSPHLLSAPVWTMYCNGRRVGSATKRVPSLADKKVLCLMRNVDEGVGIINGKTLRNSIDDNKEVNQHNQDDLMYLRANFERIYGSPKSESFHLINKDGSNSQQLSIFFIRTG, from the coding sequence ATGGCAACTCGAACTGGCGGTGGTGTGGTACACATTGTGGACGGTGTCACATCAGTTGATTGCCATAATCGAGTTCGTTCATGGAGTCTTCTTCGATCAGTCATGTGGTTCATCATTCCAAGTTGCACTCGAAACAACTCTGATGATCAACAACTTCAAAGACAAAGAGGAGCAGACTATTACTATAACAACAGGTACCTTCATTATTTACAACCACGTCGAAGTCGTTCAGTGTCACCCCCCATTTGTACTAACACCACAATTTCCACCTCAAGGATCAATAACATTTCGACAGGCACAATCTTTGGATACCGCCACGGAAAGGTTAATTTATGCTTTCAATCAAACCCTAACTCTAATATTCCAACCCTTCTTCTTGAACTTGCCATCCCCACAGCTGTTCTCGCAAAGGAAATGAGAGGTGGGTTACTAAGAATTGCACTAGAGTGCAACACCGAATCACGGCATTCATCTTCTCCCCATCTCTTGTCTGCGCCAGTTTGGACTATGTACTGTAATGGGAGGAGGGTTGGTTCCGCGACTAAACGCGTGCCATCACTAGCTGATAAGAAAGTACTTTGTTTGATGCGGAATGTTGATGAGGGTGTGGGCATTATAAATGGAAAAACTTTGAGAAACTCTATTGATGATAATAAGGAGGTCAATCAACATAACCAGGATGACCTTATGTACTTACGGGCAAATTTCGAAAGAATATATGGTTCTCCGAAATCAGAATCCTTTCATTTGATCAATAAAGATGGAAGTAATAGTCAACAACTCAGTATCTTCTTCATTCGAACAGGATGA